A region from the Desulfomarina profundi genome encodes:
- a CDS encoding glycosyltransferase family 2 protein, whose protein sequence is MDVTKAFEKNAFSILIPTLNGGDTLEKLFVSLKKQDLQPAEILVADSSSSDGTVDICRKYGARVWRVNREDFDHGGTRTFLVGKTNREIIVFLTQDIEFASSAALRLLIEPLVGNGESCVCSYGRQLPAADASWHAAFLRRFNYPERSQKRSFNDRQKLGLRTIFTSNSFAAYRRRNLLAVGSFRNGLIFGEDTCTVGKILQDGGTIAYVAEAAVYHSHNYSLQGEFRRAYDTGVLHSSEKWLLDTFGTAEGIGFSFVRSAFAQLLKEGKFITAIEFIIRTGLKFTGYRLGRKYTLLPPFLHSSFSMNRTWWQRRNTT, encoded by the coding sequence ATTCAGCATTCTTATTCCAACCCTCAACGGGGGAGATACGCTGGAAAAACTGTTTGTCAGTCTGAAGAAACAAGATCTGCAACCTGCTGAAATCCTTGTTGCAGATTCATCATCTTCAGATGGAACGGTGGACATCTGCAGGAAATACGGAGCCAGGGTATGGAGGGTAAACCGTGAGGATTTTGATCACGGCGGAACCAGGACGTTTCTGGTTGGAAAAACCAATCGGGAAATAATAGTTTTTCTGACTCAGGATATCGAATTTGCATCTTCTGCTGCCCTGCGGCTTCTTATAGAGCCTCTCGTGGGGAATGGTGAATCATGTGTCTGCTCCTATGGTCGCCAGCTTCCTGCTGCTGATGCGAGCTGGCATGCAGCTTTTCTTCGGCGCTTTAATTACCCGGAAAGGTCACAGAAACGATCTTTTAACGATCGTCAAAAACTGGGACTGCGGACAATTTTTACATCCAATTCTTTTGCAGCCTATCGGCGGAGGAATCTTCTTGCGGTTGGAAGCTTCAGGAACGGTTTGATTTTTGGTGAGGATACCTGTACTGTGGGGAAAATTCTTCAGGATGGAGGCACGATAGCCTATGTTGCCGAAGCTGCAGTGTATCACAGCCATAATTATTCATTGCAGGGAGAGTTCCGGAGGGCCTATGATACCGGCGTTCTGCACTCATCGGAAAAATGGTTACTTGATACCTTTGGGACCGCTGAAGGGATCGGTTTCAGTTTTGTCCGTTCTGCTTTTGCACAGTTGTTGAAGGAAGGAAAGTTTATTACAGCAATAGAATTTATCATCCGTACAGGATTAAAGTTTACCGGCTATAGGTTGGGCAGAAAATATACTCTGCTGCCACCGTTTTTACATTCTTCGTTCAGTATGAACAGAACCTGGTGGCAGCGCCGGAATACAACCTGA
- a CDS encoding sugar transferase, producing MLSINLRQQSSLIARLLHLFDCCFTVGYLSLLVLWYRVPWSPYYTRLLVITFVLCFISFQSFQLYRSWRGWRYFIEFLVILKAWAAVIGLLLFYFFIFKISIAYSRVVFLVWSVTTPFFLFFIHVLARKMLRVIRAKGKNVRRAVVVGAGDLGITLVKEVEEMPWAGIEVLGFFDDKIDEETVTEVYGKPVLGNISAINGYLEQHDIDYVYIALPMRAERKIFTILRECRSLGARIYLVPDLYVYGLHHAEIQSLGDLLILNFNPHTEWKRGFDLFFSLAVLICFSPLMIVIALLIKISDGGPVFYKHKRITAAGKTFDCLKFRTMKVGADRELQKLLDENDELKKEWEQHFKLKNDPRVTRFGRLLRRTSLDEFPQFINVLRGDMSVVGARPIVGDELNDFYKESAGRYCSMKPGITGPWQVGRRSDVDEYGERVRMDDWYILNYSLWTDIKIIAKTVYCMVKGNGAY from the coding sequence ATGTTATCAATAAATCTTCGTCAGCAGAGTTCCCTGATCGCCAGGCTGCTGCATCTCTTTGACTGCTGTTTTACTGTCGGTTATCTTTCACTGCTGGTTCTTTGGTACAGGGTTCCGTGGAGTCCATATTATACCCGTCTTCTGGTTATCACCTTTGTTCTCTGTTTTATCAGTTTTCAGTCGTTTCAATTATATCGTTCCTGGCGTGGATGGCGTTATTTTATTGAGTTTCTTGTGATTTTGAAAGCTTGGGCAGCTGTTATCGGCTTGTTGCTGTTCTATTTTTTCATATTCAAGATATCCATTGCCTATTCCCGGGTCGTGTTCCTGGTCTGGTCGGTTACCACTCCGTTTTTTCTCTTTTTCATTCATGTCCTTGCCCGAAAAATGCTCAGAGTTATCAGGGCAAAGGGAAAAAATGTCAGGCGGGCAGTGGTGGTGGGAGCCGGAGATCTTGGTATAACACTTGTCAAGGAAGTCGAGGAAATGCCCTGGGCGGGGATAGAGGTACTCGGTTTTTTTGATGACAAGATAGATGAAGAAACAGTTACGGAAGTCTATGGAAAACCGGTGCTCGGAAATATTTCCGCCATCAACGGTTATCTTGAACAACATGATATTGATTATGTGTATATTGCCCTGCCCATGCGGGCAGAGAGAAAAATTTTTACTATCCTCAGAGAATGCAGATCCCTTGGAGCCAGAATTTATCTCGTTCCCGATCTCTATGTTTATGGTCTTCATCACGCGGAGATTCAGTCCCTCGGGGATTTGCTGATATTGAATTTTAATCCCCACACAGAGTGGAAGCGGGGGTTCGATCTCTTTTTTTCACTTGCTGTGCTCATCTGCTTTTCCCCACTGATGATTGTTATTGCCCTGCTGATCAAAATCAGTGACGGCGGCCCCGTCTTTTACAAACATAAAAGGATTACCGCGGCGGGAAAAACATTTGACTGTCTGAAGTTCAGAACAATGAAAGTTGGAGCAGACAGGGAGCTCCAGAAACTGCTTGATGAAAATGACGAACTCAAAAAAGAGTGGGAGCAGCATTTCAAACTAAAGAATGATCCACGTGTAACCCGGTTTGGCAGATTGCTGCGACGGACGAGTCTTGATGAGTTTCCACAGTTTATTAATGTTCTGAGGGGAGACATGAGTGTGGTCGGAGCCCGACCAATTGTGGGGGATGAACTGAACGATTTTTACAAGGAAAGCGCGGGACGCTACTGCTCCATGAAGCCAGGTATAACGGGGCCCTGGCAGGTGGGACGTCGTTCCGACGTGGATGAATACGGTGAGAGAGTTCGCATGGACGACTGGTACATTCTCAATTATTCTTTATGGACTGATATAAAAATTATTGCCAAGACTGTCTATTGTATGGTGAAGGGCAACGGAGCATATTGA